A window of Candidatus Vicinibacter proximus contains these coding sequences:
- a CDS encoding alanine dehydrogenase, giving the protein MKDFAKANRVLKIGIPKETFPHENRVALVPHSVHNLVARGHHILVESGAGERSNFSDHNYSEAGAEICYSSKEVFQADIVLKVAPPNVEELQFFRPNQILISPLYLPVANTEYIQALRQKRVTALAMEYLQAEDGSFPLVRVMSEIAGLAVIHTAAELLTNTHKGRGVLLGGISGVPPAKVLILGAGVVAEYATRAALALGASVRIFDDEIHKLTRIQSRIGAPLYTSSLNPVSLLQQLVSAEVVIGAIHSKTGRTPIVVTEDMVMQMKPGSVIIDVSVDQGGCFETSEITTHESPTRVVHGVIHYGVPNIASKVSRTASTAISNIITPILQKAGETGSIEEILYQNRGLRNGIYTYKGCLTNEYLSRHLNLKYTNLDLLLTSTL; this is encoded by the coding sequence ATGAAAGATTTTGCCAAAGCAAATCGGGTACTTAAAATAGGAATTCCAAAGGAAACTTTTCCACATGAAAACAGAGTTGCATTAGTTCCACATTCAGTGCATAATCTGGTAGCCAGGGGCCATCATATTTTAGTGGAATCCGGTGCTGGAGAGCGTTCTAATTTTTCAGATCATAATTATTCGGAAGCCGGAGCAGAAATATGTTACAGCTCAAAGGAGGTGTTTCAAGCGGATATTGTATTGAAAGTCGCTCCGCCTAATGTGGAAGAGTTGCAATTTTTTCGTCCTAACCAAATCCTAATTTCACCACTTTATCTTCCTGTCGCAAATACTGAATACATACAGGCATTAAGACAAAAGAGGGTTACAGCGTTAGCCATGGAATATCTCCAGGCAGAAGATGGTAGCTTTCCATTAGTTAGGGTTATGAGCGAGATCGCGGGATTAGCTGTTATTCATACAGCAGCAGAGCTTTTAACCAATACACACAAAGGAAGAGGAGTACTTTTAGGAGGTATTTCAGGAGTTCCACCTGCAAAGGTCTTAATTCTGGGGGCCGGTGTTGTTGCTGAATATGCTACTCGGGCAGCGTTAGCTCTGGGAGCGTCCGTTCGTATATTTGATGATGAAATTCATAAATTGACAAGAATTCAAAGCAGGATAGGAGCCCCACTTTATACATCATCACTTAATCCAGTGTCGCTATTACAACAACTTGTTTCTGCTGAAGTAGTTATTGGAGCAATTCATTCAAAAACCGGCAGAACACCAATTGTTGTCACAGAAGATATGGTTATGCAAATGAAGCCAGGTTCTGTAATTATCGATGTATCTGTAGATCAAGGCGGTTGTTTTGAAACCAGTGAAATAACGACACATGAATCTCCTACAAGAGTAGTTCATGGGGTGATACATTATGGAGTTCCAAACATTGCTTCCAAAGTATCCAGAACCGCATCAACCGCAATTAGCAATATAATTACACCAATTTTACAAAAGGCAGGAGAAACAGGAAGTATTGAAGAAATTTTATACCAAAACCGAGGGTTAAGGAATGGCATTTATACTTATAAGGGATGTTTGACTAATGAATATTTAAGCAGGCATTTAAACTTAAAATATACAAATTTGGATTTGCTATTAACCTCAACCTTATAA
- the tsaE gene encoding tRNA (adenosine(37)-N6)-threonylcarbamoyltransferase complex ATPase subunit type 1 TsaE — MEYISTEQDLNSIVPSLLKQLQTKRIWLLSGQMGSGKTTLVKRMGIFLGLKDEVTSPSYSIINEYTSNENLVSGKRVYHIDLYRLGHIKDALEIGIEEILEGTDLVIIEWADIIYPLLVKNSFQEIHIELLDNQTRRYILKPNK; from the coding sequence ATGGAGTATATAAGTACAGAACAGGATTTAAATTCAATTGTACCCTCACTTTTAAAGCAACTTCAAACAAAAAGAATCTGGTTGTTATCTGGGCAAATGGGGTCAGGAAAAACAACTTTGGTGAAACGAATGGGTATATTTTTAGGTCTAAAAGATGAAGTTACAAGTCCCAGTTATTCTATCATTAATGAATATACAAGTAATGAAAATTTAGTTTCAGGCAAGAGAGTTTACCATATTGACCTTTATAGACTAGGTCATATCAAAGATGCACTTGAAATAGGTATTGAGGAAATTTTGGAAGGGACGGATCTCGTAATTATTGAATGGGCAGATATAATTTATCCACTATTGGTGAAGAACTCATTTCAAGAAATACATATAGAACTCTTGGATAATCAAACCAGAAGATATATCTTGAAGCCGAATAAATGA
- the gyrB gene encoding DNA topoisomerase (ATP-hydrolyzing) subunit B: protein MSQKGGEYSASSIQALEGLEAVRKRPGMYIGSTDSKGLHHLVWEVIDNSIDEHLAGHCTHIQVTIEKDNSITVSDNGRGIPVDMHEKLQKSALEVVMTVLHAGGKFDKDSYKVSGGLHGVGVSCVNALSSHVRVEVRRDGKVYMQEYERGKPLADVQVIGESSDRGTKVTFKPDSEIFESLVYDYDTLAHRLRELSFLNSGLYIYLQDEREELPKNELFFSEGGLKEFALYLDRTRTPLCEEPIFVKGKEENIEVEVALQYNTGYQENVFSYVNNINTREGGTHVSGFRRALARVFKQYGDDNGMFSKLKVEISGEDFREGLTGIVSVKVPEPQFKGQTKGELGNSEVVGVVSRVVGDALITFLEENPKEARKIIDKVILAATAREAARKAREMVQRKNVLSGGGLPGKLADCSSRVPSECELFLVEGDSAGGTAKQGRNRHFQAILPLRGKILNVEKAMEHKIYENEEIKNMFTALGVFRQENEEGDIVLNTSKLRYHKIVIMCDADVDGSHITTLILTFFYRYMNEIIENGHLFIARPPLYLVKKGKEAKYAWNEKERKEISLELGKGKEDSVQIQRYKGLGEMNAEQLWETTMDPARRILSKVNIENATLAGDRFTMLMGDDVPPRRQFIEEHAHYAKIDI from the coding sequence ATGTCTCAGAAAGGAGGAGAATACAGTGCTAGTAGCATTCAGGCTTTAGAAGGATTGGAAGCGGTGAGAAAACGACCTGGAATGTATATTGGAAGTACGGATTCCAAGGGTTTACATCACCTTGTTTGGGAGGTCATAGATAATTCTATTGACGAACATTTGGCTGGACACTGTACACACATTCAAGTAACAATTGAAAAGGATAATTCAATTACCGTTAGCGATAATGGAAGAGGAATTCCTGTTGATATGCATGAAAAGCTGCAAAAATCAGCTTTGGAAGTGGTTATGACTGTTCTTCATGCTGGTGGTAAATTTGACAAAGATTCTTATAAGGTTTCGGGAGGACTTCACGGAGTTGGGGTCTCTTGTGTAAATGCTCTTTCTTCTCATGTTCGGGTTGAAGTCAGAAGAGATGGAAAAGTATATATGCAGGAATATGAAAGAGGAAAACCTTTGGCTGATGTTCAAGTTATAGGAGAAAGTTCTGATCGGGGCACAAAAGTAACCTTTAAACCTGATTCGGAAATTTTCGAGAGTTTGGTCTACGATTATGATACTTTAGCGCATCGCTTAAGAGAACTTTCTTTTTTAAATAGTGGGTTGTATATCTATCTGCAAGATGAAAGAGAGGAATTACCTAAAAATGAATTATTTTTTTCTGAAGGGGGATTAAAAGAATTTGCGCTGTATTTGGATAGAACAAGAACCCCTCTTTGTGAAGAACCTATTTTTGTAAAAGGGAAAGAAGAAAACATTGAAGTTGAAGTCGCCCTCCAATACAATACTGGATATCAAGAAAATGTATTTTCCTATGTAAATAACATCAACACCAGGGAAGGAGGAACACATGTAAGTGGTTTTAGAAGAGCTTTAGCCAGGGTATTCAAGCAATATGGTGACGATAATGGCATGTTTTCTAAACTAAAAGTTGAAATTAGTGGCGAGGATTTTCGGGAAGGTTTGACGGGAATTGTTTCTGTAAAAGTTCCTGAACCTCAATTTAAGGGTCAAACAAAAGGAGAATTGGGTAACTCTGAGGTTGTTGGTGTCGTATCAAGAGTGGTTGGAGATGCCTTAATTACTTTTTTAGAAGAAAACCCGAAAGAGGCTCGTAAAATAATTGATAAAGTTATTTTGGCTGCCACTGCAAGGGAAGCTGCCAGAAAAGCTAGGGAAATGGTCCAGCGAAAAAATGTACTGAGTGGTGGCGGGCTACCAGGCAAGTTGGCTGATTGCTCCTCCAGGGTTCCATCAGAATGTGAATTATTTCTAGTCGAGGGAGATTCCGCAGGTGGAACAGCAAAACAAGGTAGAAATCGACATTTTCAGGCAATTTTACCTTTAAGGGGTAAAATTCTCAATGTCGAAAAGGCAATGGAACATAAAATTTATGAAAATGAAGAAATCAAGAATATGTTTACCGCCCTTGGAGTGTTTCGACAGGAAAATGAAGAAGGCGATATCGTATTAAATACCAGCAAATTAAGATACCACAAAATAGTAATCATGTGCGACGCTGATGTTGATGGTTCGCACATTACAACCCTTATCCTTACTTTCTTTTATCGGTATATGAATGAAATCATTGAAAATGGGCACCTTTTTATAGCAAGACCACCTCTTTACTTAGTTAAAAAGGGAAAGGAAGCCAAATATGCTTGGAATGAAAAGGAAAGAAAAGAAATCTCTCTTGAACTAGGTAAAGGAAAAGAGGATAGTGTTCAGATTCAGCGCTATAAAGGTTTGGGTGAAATGAATGCTGAACAATTATGGGAAACTACCATGGATCCTGCCAGAAGAATTCTTTCAAAAGTTAATATTGAAAATGCAACTTTAGCTGGGGATCGGTTCACGATGCTTATGGGTGATGACGTACCTCCCAGAAGACAGTTTATTGAAGAACATGCCCACTATGCAAAAATTGATATTTAA
- a CDS encoding MaoC family dehydratase, whose amino-acid sequence MLQIGDQFKHNFKYTQSDVDTFAKVSGDMNPLHIDPIAGANSVFGRNIIHGFLGGAVFTKIFGVLWMADGHIYMKQTMQWLKPMFVDQEYVAIITVKEIFPEKHRVLYDCSIFDLTSNDQTFVGEALLMNKKQYVW is encoded by the coding sequence ATGTTACAAATAGGAGATCAATTCAAGCATAATTTTAAATACACACAGTCTGATGTGGATACTTTTGCAAAGGTTTCTGGAGATATGAATCCACTTCATATAGACCCTATTGCCGGAGCAAATAGTGTTTTTGGCAGAAATATTATTCATGGATTTCTTGGAGGAGCTGTGTTTACAAAGATTTTTGGTGTTTTATGGATGGCGGACGGTCATATATATATGAAGCAAACCATGCAATGGTTAAAGCCCATGTTTGTTGATCAGGAATATGTTGCCATTATTACTGTTAAAGAAATATTTCCTGAAAAGCATAGGGTTTTATATGATTGTTCCATTTTTGACCTCACCTCCAACGATCAAACATTTGTTGGGGAAGCTCTGTTGATGAATAAAAAACAGTACGTTTGGTAA
- the phaC gene encoding class III poly(R)-hydroxyalkanoic acid synthase subunit PhaC, with the protein MINTNSVFGEFIEIGEKLKKGYNTLKSIESVEVATTPKELVWSCDKVQMFHYIRETPAKCKIPVLVSFAIMNRHDVLDLQPDRSLMKKLLDEGLDIYIMDWGYPSKADRFLSMEDYILGYMDDAIDFIRKSHKIDKIHKMGICQGGLFSMIYASIFPEKLKSLTTYVAPYDFKNANCNMLFKWTKYVDVDTMVNTQGIISADMLNNAFSMLKPSMDIAKFFGVLEMMDDREKLMNFLRMEKWKNDCPDLSGEMYRKYIKDLFRDNKLVNGQFELDGKIVDLKNMTVPFLNVYATEDNIIPNESTISVMDKIGSNDKQLYAFPGGHIGVFVGAKSQKELAPSVAKWVIERS; encoded by the coding sequence ATGATAAATACTAATTCCGTTTTTGGAGAGTTTATTGAAATTGGTGAAAAATTAAAAAAAGGATACAATACGCTTAAATCAATAGAAAGTGTTGAAGTAGCTACAACACCTAAAGAGCTAGTTTGGTCTTGTGATAAAGTTCAAATGTTTCATTATATCAGAGAAACTCCGGCCAAATGTAAAATCCCCGTTTTAGTTTCTTTTGCCATCATGAACAGACATGATGTTCTTGACCTTCAACCCGACCGAAGCCTAATGAAGAAATTGTTGGATGAGGGGCTTGACATATATATCATGGATTGGGGTTATCCTAGTAAGGCAGATCGTTTCCTTTCAATGGAGGATTATATTCTCGGATATATGGACGATGCTATTGATTTTATTAGAAAATCCCATAAAATTGACAAAATCCATAAAATGGGAATTTGCCAAGGTGGGTTATTCAGTATGATTTATGCGTCAATTTTCCCAGAAAAACTCAAATCACTAACAACTTACGTAGCCCCTTATGATTTTAAGAACGCTAATTGTAATATGTTGTTTAAATGGACAAAATATGTGGATGTAGACACTATGGTCAATACCCAGGGAATAATTAGTGCTGATATGCTTAACAATGCCTTCAGTATGCTGAAACCAAGTATGGATATTGCAAAGTTTTTTGGCGTGCTTGAAATGATGGATGATCGGGAAAAGTTGATGAATTTTTTAAGAATGGAAAAATGGAAAAATGACTGTCCTGATTTAAGTGGAGAAATGTACAGAAAATATATTAAAGATCTTTTCAGAGATAACAAACTCGTAAATGGTCAATTTGAGTTGGATGGTAAGATTGTAGACTTAAAAAACATGACGGTTCCGTTTTTAAATGTATATGCAACGGAAGATAATATTATTCCAAACGAATCTACTATTTCTGTAATGGATAAAATTGGTAGTAATGACAAGCAACTTTATGCTTTCCCAGGTGGACATATCGGCGTGTTCGTTGGTGCTAAATCTCAAAAGGAACTTGCGCCTAGCGTAGCTAAATGGGTGATTGAACGTTCTTAA
- a CDS encoding DUF2541 family protein, whose protein sequence is MQKQIQIYLVLLGVFLGSKSLGAFPEKNVSVVMQPKWELLGTKAAKFNLDRDEILVGGNDGLFKSIQIRVKRSGINMHRCVVVYGDGTEQAIELKEEFKAGSESRVIDLEGNKRVIKKIVLWYDTKNYRNKQAIVEVWGRH, encoded by the coding sequence ATGCAAAAACAAATTCAAATTTACTTGGTGCTCTTAGGTGTTTTCCTAGGATCAAAATCATTGGGAGCCTTTCCAGAAAAGAATGTAAGTGTTGTTATGCAGCCTAAATGGGAACTTTTAGGGACTAAAGCAGCAAAATTTAATCTTGACAGAGATGAAATTTTGGTAGGAGGAAATGATGGATTATTCAAGTCTATACAGATTAGGGTAAAAAGATCCGGAATAAATATGCACAGGTGTGTGGTGGTCTATGGTGATGGGACGGAACAGGCTATTGAACTTAAAGAAGAATTTAAGGCAGGGTCTGAAAGTAGGGTAATTGATCTTGAAGGTAATAAAAGGGTCATCAAGAAGATAGTCTTGTGGTATGACACTAAGAATTATCGAAACAAACAGGCAATAGTTGAAGTTTGGGGCAGGCATTAA
- a CDS encoding cyclase family protein: MTKEIKMIKEISKISIEGGIKIDLDQGVDISISFKEGVEQVNCFYAPFFESNPVKMGSFVGSVKEGGPVNFSNVKLNVHGNGTHTECVGHITKDFISVNEILKKYIFKNHLCSVYPTKRDDGDLVIERFTLEQLLGDVVSETLTIRTLPNTEFKKTKHYSGTNPVYLSVDAMEYIVQKGIKHLFVDFPSVDREEDGGSLLSHRTFWKGERANSCTITELVYIPNEFPDGENILFLHMAPLSLDAVPSRPILYPITND; this comes from the coding sequence TTGACCAAAGAAATTAAAATGATAAAAGAGATTAGCAAAATATCCATAGAAGGGGGTATAAAAATTGACCTTGACCAAGGGGTGGATATTTCTATTTCCTTTAAAGAAGGTGTTGAACAGGTGAACTGCTTTTATGCTCCATTTTTTGAAAGCAATCCAGTAAAAATGGGATCATTTGTTGGATCAGTAAAGGAGGGTGGGCCTGTAAATTTTAGCAATGTAAAACTAAATGTTCACGGAAATGGTACGCATACGGAATGTGTAGGACATATCACAAAAGATTTCATTTCTGTCAATGAAATTTTAAAAAAGTATATTTTTAAAAACCACTTATGTTCTGTTTACCCAACAAAACGGGATGATGGGGATTTAGTCATTGAAAGATTTACTCTAGAACAATTATTAGGAGATGTTGTTTCGGAGACATTAACAATCAGGACATTACCAAATACAGAATTTAAAAAAACAAAGCACTATTCAGGAACAAACCCAGTTTACCTCTCTGTAGATGCTATGGAATATATAGTTCAAAAGGGTATAAAACATTTATTCGTTGATTTTCCCTCCGTTGATAGAGAAGAGGATGGTGGAAGTTTATTGTCTCATAGAACTTTTTGGAAAGGGGAAAGAGCAAATTCATGCACCATTACAGAATTGGTCTATATTCCAAATGAATTTCCTGATGGAGAAAATATATTATTTTTACATATGGCTCCTTTATCATTAGATGCGGTGCCATCAAGACCTATATTATATCCAATTACAAATGACTAG
- a CDS encoding NAD kinase, with amino-acid sequence MLIFGQKIKVEDLTHLLGLLVQLNENKTAFWIYQEYLEELPKELQDRYKDRTWSTYTDILNIKPACLLSLGGDGTILQAVTLVRDSKVPILGINMGRLGFLASIEKKLIPDAVYQLVTGSYEIEERSLLKLDSNENLFGEIPIALNDFTILKRDNSSMITIHTYINGDFLNSYWADGLIVASPTGSTGYSLSCGGPIIFPDSSSLVITPVAPHNLNVRPIVIPDHSVLSFEVEGRSENFLCTLDSRKEIIHSGHQLAIRKCEYNVRLIQLQPVSFLKTIHTKLNWGLDQRN; translated from the coding sequence ATTTTAATATTCGGACAGAAGATAAAAGTAGAAGATCTTACCCATTTACTTGGTCTATTAGTTCAACTGAATGAAAACAAAACAGCTTTTTGGATATATCAGGAGTATTTAGAGGAATTACCCAAGGAATTACAGGATAGATATAAAGATAGGACCTGGTCTACTTATACGGATATTCTGAATATTAAGCCGGCGTGTTTATTGAGTTTGGGTGGAGATGGAACAATTTTACAGGCAGTGACTCTGGTAAGAGACAGTAAAGTTCCGATCTTAGGTATAAATATGGGAAGGCTAGGATTCTTAGCAAGTATTGAAAAAAAATTAATTCCGGATGCTGTATATCAACTGGTTACTGGAAGTTATGAGATTGAGGAAAGAAGCCTATTAAAGTTAGACAGCAATGAAAACCTTTTTGGAGAAATTCCGATCGCATTGAATGATTTTACCATCCTAAAAAGGGACAATTCTTCAATGATTACTATTCATACCTATATTAATGGTGATTTTCTTAACTCTTATTGGGCGGATGGACTAATTGTAGCATCTCCTACAGGTTCTACAGGGTATTCTCTTTCTTGTGGAGGACCAATAATTTTTCCAGATTCTTCAAGTCTGGTAATTACTCCGGTTGCGCCTCATAACCTTAATGTGAGACCAATTGTGATACCAGACCATTCGGTATTATCCTTTGAGGTTGAAGGCCGATCAGAAAACTTTTTGTGTACACTAGACTCACGTAAAGAAATAATTCATTCCGGACACCAGTTGGCAATTCGAAAATGCGAGTATAATGTTCGCCTAATACAATTGCAGCCAGTTAGTTTTCTAAAAACCATTCATACAAAATTGAACTGGGGCCTTGACCAAAGAAATTAA
- a CDS encoding CBS domain-containing protein, with translation MINNNLISSQIIPLKLGGAKNTALQYMQENQISHIPVVSQGKYIGLINANLLHENKPELEITERNIFSIAAAKPEDQFIRLWSMMLKNEISCLPIVNLDNSYIGCVTKPDLIRYFCQNFSTQEPGSVLVLSIRRLDYSLVLLSQIVEEHNGIILSSFITEPSDENEILVTLRINKEDPQAIINHFYRHEIEIKSVFSDGVYVDLFKDRYDEFMHFLNV, from the coding sequence ATGATCAATAATAATTTAATTTCTAGTCAAATAATTCCGCTAAAACTAGGCGGTGCAAAAAACACAGCACTACAGTATATGCAGGAAAACCAAATTAGTCATATACCTGTCGTCTCGCAGGGAAAATATATTGGACTCATCAATGCAAATTTATTACATGAAAATAAACCCGAACTAGAAATAACAGAAAGAAATATATTTTCAATTGCAGCAGCTAAACCAGAAGATCAATTTATTCGATTATGGTCAATGATGTTGAAAAACGAAATAAGTTGTTTGCCAATTGTAAATTTAGATAATTCGTATATTGGTTGTGTTACAAAGCCAGACTTGATTCGATATTTCTGTCAAAACTTTTCTACGCAGGAACCAGGAAGTGTTCTTGTGTTATCCATAAGAAGACTGGATTATTCATTGGTCCTGTTGTCACAAATTGTGGAAGAGCATAATGGAATAATTTTGAGTAGTTTTATCACAGAACCCTCTGATGAAAATGAAATACTTGTCACCTTGAGAATCAATAAAGAAGATCCACAGGCGATCATAAACCATTTTTACAGACATGAAATTGAAATAAAAAGTGTCTTTTCGGATGGAGTTTATGTAGATCTATTTAAAGATAGGTATGATGAATTTATGCACTTTCTAAATGTATAG
- a CDS encoding NINE protein yields MKNKWVAVLLAIMAGGFGVHRFYLRQPELGLLYIGIYFWMSFFKILNFPLSTLIGWYDAYRLLMMDQNEFDRRYNSHNFRDRYGNRRDQTKEQSSRQGRYILLDEDENTTQKSRRGYFDLYKSKKKSESHKQSGIKKFKNYDLKGAIEEFKLALDLNSSDTSTHFNIACAYSLSEKAKEAFKHLDEATSLGFSDFDKIMTHESLSFIRVMPEFEAFRTNQFRLSPEILESLNKTEQEQVLELSRSKEQVVVENKGGYGSYFEKRINDPFK; encoded by the coding sequence ATGAAAAATAAATGGGTTGCGGTTTTATTAGCAATTATGGCTGGAGGGTTTGGAGTGCACAGATTTTATCTAAGGCAACCAGAATTGGGATTATTATACATAGGTATTTATTTCTGGATGAGCTTTTTCAAGATATTGAATTTTCCTCTATCTACATTAATAGGATGGTATGATGCATACAGGTTACTGATGATGGACCAAAATGAGTTTGATCGTAGATACAATAGTCACAATTTCAGGGACAGATATGGGAATAGAAGGGATCAAACAAAGGAACAAAGTTCTCGTCAAGGAAGATATATTTTGTTAGATGAAGATGAGAATACTACACAAAAAAGCAGAAGAGGATATTTTGATTTATATAAAAGTAAAAAGAAAAGTGAATCTCACAAGCAGAGTGGTATAAAAAAATTTAAAAACTATGACTTGAAGGGCGCTATTGAAGAATTTAAGTTAGCCTTAGACCTTAATTCCAGCGATACATCAACGCATTTTAATATAGCATGTGCCTATTCACTAAGCGAAAAAGCAAAGGAAGCTTTTAAACATTTGGATGAGGCGACTTCTTTGGGGTTTAGTGATTTCGATAAAATTATGACCCATGAATCTTTATCTTTCATCAGAGTTATGCCAGAATTTGAAGCATTTCGAACCAATCAATTCAGACTAAGTCCGGAAATTTTGGAAAGTCTGAACAAAACCGAGCAGGAACAAGTTTTAGAACTAAGTCGAAGTAAAGAGCAGGTTGTGGTTGAAAACAAGGGTGGTTATGGAAGTTACTTTGAGAAAAGAATAAATGATCCTTTTAAATGA
- a CDS encoding SpoIIE family protein phosphatase: protein MNREQGILTKMQNELSLKQLQITSLLNITQAINENLPQEDLFNMYKNFLTWELSIEKIALFIRENNSWNLCVEFNINPDVKIDELPNLFLQFTRLHTIKPQDDPRLQEFEFIIPVYHKKQPIAYSLISGVKRSEDVFNNIQFITSITNIIAVAIENKILVRGQIVQEKEMEFANEVTQMLIPAKMPSGTQYQLANVYRPHYKVGGDYIDFIKFSENKILFCIADVSGKGMAAAMIMANFQALVQNLGQQYRDLETLVIALNQTVSRMTKGEKYLTFFIAIADIKQNMLYYVNAGHIPPLLIKGKETTELKATTTIIGHFENLPEINEGIVRLDEDVTLIAFTDGLVDIKNRSGKNYNTEMLKRHILENKMLNAEQTAGSVMDEVLKFREDQEVPDDIAILVFKFYKDEK from the coding sequence ATGAACAGAGAGCAAGGCATATTAACCAAAATGCAAAATGAGTTGAGCCTTAAACAACTTCAAATTACCTCTTTGCTTAATATAACCCAGGCTATCAATGAGAATTTACCACAGGAAGATCTTTTTAATATGTATAAAAATTTCTTAACCTGGGAACTAAGTATTGAAAAAATAGCTCTTTTTATCAGAGAAAATAATTCATGGAATTTATGTGTGGAGTTTAATATTAATCCTGATGTAAAAATTGATGAACTCCCTAATTTGTTTTTGCAATTTACCAGACTACACACTATAAAACCTCAAGATGATCCAAGACTTCAAGAATTTGAATTTATCATTCCTGTTTATCATAAAAAGCAGCCAATTGCATATTCACTAATAAGTGGCGTAAAGAGAAGTGAAGATGTGTTCAATAACATTCAGTTTATTACATCAATAACTAATATTATAGCAGTAGCCATAGAAAATAAAATTCTTGTAAGAGGACAAATCGTTCAAGAAAAGGAAATGGAGTTTGCCAATGAGGTGACGCAAATGTTGATACCAGCAAAAATGCCAAGTGGGACACAATATCAATTGGCCAATGTTTACCGACCGCATTATAAAGTAGGAGGAGATTATATTGATTTTATAAAATTTTCCGAAAACAAAATTCTTTTTTGTATCGCAGATGTTTCAGGAAAGGGGATGGCTGCAGCTATGATAATGGCTAATTTTCAAGCTTTGGTACAAAATCTTGGACAGCAATATAGAGATCTTGAGACATTGGTAATAGCATTGAATCAAACCGTTTCTAGGATGACAAAGGGTGAAAAATATCTCACCTTTTTTATCGCCATTGCAGATATCAAACAAAATATGCTTTATTATGTCAATGCCGGTCACATTCCTCCATTGTTGATAAAAGGAAAAGAAACCACGGAGTTAAAAGCCACCACAACAATAATTGGACATTTTGAAAATCTTCCAGAAATTAATGAAGGAATCGTACGATTGGATGAAGATGTAACACTCATAGCTTTTACAGATGGATTGGTCGATATAAAGAACAGGTCTGGCAAAAATTATAATACAGAAATGCTTAAAAGGCATATCTTGGAAAACAAAATGTTAAATGCCGAGCAGACAGCAGGAAGTGTGATGGATGAGGTGTTAAAATTTAGAGAGGATCAGGAGGTTCCTGATGATATAGCAATTTTAGTTTTTAAATTCTATAAGGATGAAAAATAA